The Corvus hawaiiensis isolate bCorHaw1 chromosome 1, bCorHaw1.pri.cur, whole genome shotgun sequence genomic sequence AGAGCTGAGGGAACCCCTGGAGACACGTCAGGTCGGATGgtggctgtccccagcactgggagagggacAGGGCACACAGGGGAGAGCCTGGgaatgggaggaggaggaggatggggcaCCCCAGGGGTGCACCCGGAGCCCTTCATTGTCCCTGGGAGAAGGACAGGGCACCCCAGTGGTGCCCCTtcagggaggggagcaggacgGAGCACCCCGGGGCCGCATCCAGAGCCCGTCATTGCCACTGGGAGAAGGATGGACCATCCTGGGGGAGCATCTCCGGCACTGAGAGAAGGATGGGGCACGCTGAGAATGCAGCTCCGGAGCCGGGAGCAGGACAGAGCACCTCGGGGGTGCACCCAGAGTCCATCGTATCACTGGGAGAAGGACAGGGCACCCTGTGGTTACACCTCCGTGCCCAAGAGAAGGATGTGGCACCCTGGAAACGCACCCAAATCCCATCATTGTCACCGAGAGAGGGACAGAGCATCCCAGGGGTACATCCCTGGGGATAGAAGAAGGACAGGGCATTCTGGGGGTGCACCCAGAGCCCATCTTCAccactgggagaaggatgaaGCACCCCAGGGGTGCATGTCCGTGTCTGGGAGAAGGATGTGGCACGCCAGGGATGCACCCAGAGCCCATCATTGCCACTGGGAGAAGGATGTGACACCCTGGGGATGCATCTCTGGGGCTGGGAAAAGGATGGGGCCCCTGGGGAAGCACCCAGAGCCCATCATCAGCACTGGGAGAAGGATGTGGCACGCTGGGGGTGCATCCCTGGGGCCGGGAGGAGGACAGGGCCCCCGGGGAAGCACCCACAGTCCGTCATCAGCACAGAGAGGATGTGGTACCCTGGAGGTGCATTCTTGGGGCCAGGAGAAGGATGGAACACCCAGAGGGTGCATCGCCGAGGCCAGGAAAAGGACGGGGCACCCCGAGGAAGCACCCAGAGCCCTTCTCCCGTGCTTGGGGGCAGCAGAGCTCCCGTTCCCGCAGAGGGATCCGGGATAGGCAGCCCTTACCTGCCCGTTCTTGCAGAGGTCGGCCCACATGCTGGTGCCGTCGCCGCCGCGCATGAGGACGTGGTAGGTGAAGAAGTAGGTGCCGGGGATGGCGCAGGTGAACTTGCCCGAGGCGGCGTCGTAGCTGTTGCCCAGGTTGGTGACCACGTCGTCGAACTTGAGGACCTCGTAGCCCTCGTGGGGGTTCTTGAGGCCGGCGTAGAAGGCGACCCGCGGCACCGTGCTGTAGGTGGCTGCGCTCACCGCGCCCGTAGCCCCCGGTCCCGGTAATCCCGGGGGTCCCGGTCTTCCTGCTTCACCCCGCGCCCCCACTGGCCCCGGAGGTCCCGGTTCTCCGGGCGGTCCCGGTGGTCCCGGTTTCCCCGGTCTCCCCGGTTTGCCTTGGGGACCTTGCACCAGGGTGGACGGCGGCGGGAGGGGGCCGCGTTCGGCCGGTtgcgggggggcggcggggccgtaGGGCTCGCAGACCATCCGGCAGGTGCCCAGCATCTCGTACCGGCCGTCGGTACCGGCGGAGCTCACCAGCACCGGGATGagcaccaccagcaccagcaccatcaccaccccccgccgcggccgccAGCAAAGTTTTCCGGCCCAGGCTGAGCCGCCGCCCGGCCGGGGCGCGCTGGCGCCCGGGGGAGGGAATGGTGCCGGCGGGGGGGAgcagggcggcggcggcggcggcggcggggggggctcgggctggcggcggcggcggctccgctgCGCTCCGCTGGCTCCGGTGCGCCCCGCGCCGCACGGGCCACGCCCACCCCGCCGGGACACGCCCACCTCTCAGCCGGACACGCCCCTCGCCACGCCCACCCCACCCCGGACACGCCCCCGCCGCATTAACCACGCCCGTGGGaacgcccccgccccgcccacCCGCGACCCCCGCTCTCCGggggagggaaactgaggcagggaggtgggatcggccccggctgccccacTGACCGCCCCATCCAAGCGCTCGGGACCCCTCGGTGGCCCCCGCCCCGCGTGGTCACCCGAGCCACGCCCTGTCCCCACGCCATGCCACCCTC encodes the following:
- the C1QL1 gene encoding C1q-related factor, with the translated sequence MVLVLVVLIPVLVSSAGTDGRYEMLGTCRMVCEPYGPAAPPQPAERGPLPPPSTLVQGPQGKPGRPGKPGPPGPPGEPGPPGPVGARGEAGRPGPPGLPGPGATGAVSAATYSTVPRVAFYAGLKNPHEGYEVLKFDDVVTNLGNSYDAASGKFTCAIPGTYFFTYHVLMRGGDGTSMWADLCKNGQVRASAIAQDADQNYDYASNSVILHLDAGDEVFIKLDGGKAHGGNNNKYSTFSGFIIYSD